One genomic window of Papilio machaon chromosome 17, ilPapMach1.1, whole genome shotgun sequence includes the following:
- the LOC123721883 gene encoding uncharacterized protein LOC123721883: protein MDVNSSVRTKEVLSQELRSLRDRSVHICKAIESSPNEVLIPNKDKTLNYVAGLQKELETSNTTITTDNNLLTTQFLSEMKERTDDVEKHIAFTKGLIHDVDEEIERLQNLIITAKEVRSSPMVEKKDIQPHHIEKAKEKFHVLKQELRGLIYSLFPKCSGLITEVLAELMRARLDVSSNGYITCTAENIPAIELLMDANLVSVNPYNNTEVKLVY from the exons ATGGATGTAAATTCTAGCGTTAGAACGAAAGAAGTGTTATCACAAGAATTAAGATCTTTACGAGATAGGAGTGTTCATATTTGTAAAGCAATTGAATCGTCACCCAACGAAGTTCTCATTCCAAATAAAGACAAAACTTTAAACTATGTGGCTGGGCTGCAAAAAGAGTTGGAAACTTCGAACACTACTATTACAACggacaataatttattaacaacccAATTCCTATCTGAGATGAAGGAAAGAACTGACGATGTTGAAAAACATATAGCATTTACCAAGGGCCTAATACATGATGTGGATGAAGAAATAGAAAG actACAGAACTTAATTATAACAGCAAAAGAAGTAAGAAGTAGTCCCATGGTGGAGAAAAAAGATATACAACCACATCATATAGagaaagctaaagaaaaattccatgttttaaaacaagaacTTCGTGGTCTCATATATTCATTGTTTCCTAAATGTTCCGGACTGATTACAGAAGTTTTAGCT GAATTGATGAGAGCAAGACTTGATGTTAGTTCTAATGGTTATATAACTTGTACAGCGGAAAATATCCCAGCTATTGAACTTTTAATGGATGCAAATTTAGTTAGTGTAAATCCATATAACAATACAGAAGTGAAATTAGTTTACTGa
- the LOC106707922 gene encoding b(0,+)-type amino acid transporter 1 produces MTSKEAALEKCDGANGTSIGGSSVKLKRELGLFSAVNLILGVMIGSGIFVSPSSALEHSGSVGLCLIIWTLSGIISLLGALSFAELGTVLGKSGAEYSYFQEAFGNIHKYWGPLPSFICAWIYVVILRPAEVAIIVMTFAEYAIQPFTLDLESNYKDTAIKLASLAALFVMTYINITSVKLFVKVQNIFGICKVFACLIVIGGGIYEIAKGNTYNLSKGFEGSTTSPGGIALALYSGLWAYDGWNSVTVVTEEIINPGVNVPLSISIAVPLITGLYVFMNVAYMTVLSYAEMTSVPAVAVAFGARVLGPAAFLIPLGVAIATFGCAMSVQFGVTRVCYTAARGGHMLEVFSYVNLKRLTPAPAVALQALLTSVFILVGNIRTLIEFASWFLWFFYGLAMVALLVLRRTQADKPRPYKVPTLVPCFVLIVAIFLSILPIVHDPSVKYLMAIGFIVLGVGVYTVFVYYKKTPTAFLRKFTFLTQVLFESVPPNDHQD; encoded by the exons ATGACCTCCAAGGAGGCAGCCCTAGAGAAATGTGATGGCGCGAACGGGACAAGCATTGGCGGGAGTAGTGTCAAATTAAAGCGGGAACTGGGGCTATTTTCCGCCGTAAACTTGATACTCGGTGTAATGATTGGCTCGGGAATTTTTGTATCTCCGTCTTCTGCTTTAGAACATTCCGGTTCTGTGGGTTTATGTTTGATAATTTGGACGTTGTCGGGAATAATATCCTTATTAG GAGCATTATCATTCGCTGAACTAGGAACGGTACTTGGTAAATCGGGAGCagaatattcatattttcaaGAAGCATTTGGCAACATCCACAAATACTGGGGACCACTGCCCTCGTTTATATGTGCTTGGATCTATGTAGTCATTTTAAGGCCTGCTGAAGTAGCAATTATTGTGATGACGTTTGCAGAATATGCTATACAACCATTTACACTCGATTTAGAATCAAATTACAAAGACACCGCCATTAAATTAGCATCGCTTGCTGCACTgt TTGTAATGACatacattaatataacaaGTGTGAAGTTATTCGTCAAAGTGCAGAACATCTTCGGCATATGCAAAGTATTTGCATGTCTCATAGTCATTGGTGGAGGAATATATGAAATTGCTAAAG GCAACACATACAACCTAAGCAAAGGCTTCGAGGGTAGCACTACCAGTCCGGGCGGGATCGCGCTCGCTCTGTACTCAGGCCTGTGGGCGTATGACGGCTGGAACAGTGTCACAGTTGTTACGGAAGAAATAATCAACCCTGGCGT cAACGTCCCACTAAGTATCTCCATAGCGGTGCCTCTGATAACCGGGTTGTATGTGTTCATGAACGTTGCGTACATGACGGTACTGAGCTATGCAGAGATGACGTCAGTGCCGGCTGTGGCAGTCGCGTTTGGCGCGCGTGTGCTCGGCCCCGCCGCCTTTCTTATACCCCTCGGTGTTGCCATCGCGACCTTTGGCTGCGCTATGAGCGTGCAGTTTGGTGTTACCAg GGTGTGCTACACGGCGGCGCGCGGCGGACACATGTTGGAAGTTTTCTCTTACGTCAACTTGAAGCGCCTCACGCCCGCGCCCGCTGTAGCCTTACAG GCATTACTAACATCAGTGTTCATCTTAGTGGGCAACATTCGTACACTGATTGAGTTTGCGAGTTGGTTCCTCTGGTTCTTCTACGGTCTTGCGATGGTCGCATTACTGGTACTAAGAAGGACACAAGCTGATAAACCACGCCCATACAAAGTTCCAACTCTAGTCCCGTGTTTTGTTCTTATCGTCGCCatatttctttcaattttgCCCATAGTACACGATCCgtctgttaaatatttaatggcgATTGGATTTATCGTGTTGGGTGTTGGCGTATACACTGTCTTTGTGTATTATAAGAAAACGCCTACTGCTTTTCTTA GAAAGTTCACATTCCTCACTCAAGTCCTGTTCGAGAGTGTGCCGCCTAACGACCATCAAGACTGA